A stretch of DNA from Micromonospora sp. WMMD1155:
CCGGCGCGCCCGATCGGTCCGGCCGGCTGGTGAGCGACGCACCGGTGCCCGCCCAGCGAGGTGGGCCTGCCACATCCCCGCGGCACCGCTCCGGCTGGGCCGCCCGCTGCGCACGGCTCTCCCGGTCGCGCCCCTTCGAGATCGCCATCGTCGTGGTCATCCTCGCCAACGGGATCGTGCTCGGCCTGGAGACGTACGAGGACCTGAGCCCGGCGGGCACGGCACTGCACTGGCTGGAGTTGTTCTTCCGCGCCGTCTTCGTCGTCGAGATCGGTGTCCGGCTCGCGGCATACGGCAGACGTCCGCAGGACTTCTTCCGGCACGGTTGGAACCTGTTCGACTTCGTGGTGATCGCGGCCATCTTCATACCGGGCCTGCACGGCGACCCGGCGCTGCTGCGGGTCGTGCGGGTCGCCCGCATGGTCCGACTGGTGCGGTTCTCACCGGGCCTGCGGACCATCGTGTCCGCGCTGTGGCGCAGCCTGCCGGGTGTCACCGGCTTCCTCGCCCTGGCGGTGGTGACGCTCTACGTGTACGGCATGGCCGGCTGGTTGATCTTCGGCAACAGGTATCCCGAGGAGTACGGCGACATCGGCCGGTCGCTGCTGACGTTGTTCGTACTGCTGTCGTTGGAAACCCTGCCGGACCTCATCGAGCAGGGCATGGCCATCTCACCGTGGACGCTGCTCTACTACGTCAGCTACGTCGTCATCACCGTCAACCTGCTGCTCAACATCCTCATCGCGGTCATCGTCAACTCGATGGAGGAGGCGCGCCGGTTGGAGATGACCGAACGGTTGGCCCCCGACTACGACGAGGACGGCGACGGCGTGCCGGACGAGGTGGACCGCATCGCGCTGACCCAACGGCTGGACGACCTGCGGGCGGTCATCGCCGAGTTGGAGCGGGAGTTGCGGATCGACCGGGAGGACGGGCACGGCCGACCGCACCGGGACGGCACCCGCACCGGACGGTGATCCGACACTCGCGCTCCGTACTCCGCGTCGGATAGTCTCGGCGACGGTCCCACCGCTTCGGCCGAAGGGGCGCCAATGACGTCCACCGTCGACAGTCATCAATCCACCGCCGATGTCACCGAAGCGCTCGGCACCGTCATCGACGAGGTGATCCGGCCGCAGGCGGCGTCGATCGACCGGGAGGGTGTCTTCCCTCGGGAGGGCGTCGACGCCCTCGGCGCAGCGGGCCTGCTCGGTCAGGCCTCCTCTCCCGAGGTCGGCGGCGGCGGCCACGGCATGCGGACGATCGCCGGGGTCGTCGAGCGGCTGGCCGCCGAGTGTGGCTCCACCGCGATGGTGGTGCTCATGCACTACGCGGCGACCGCCGTGATCGAGGCGCACGGCCCGCGCGACGTCCGCGCGGCCATCGCGACCGGCCGCCACCTCACCACGCTGGCCTTCTCCGAGTACGGGTCGCGCAGCCACTTCTGGTCGCCGACCGGCACCGCGACCCGCACCGACGACGGCAGCGTCCGCCTCGACGCACGTAAGAGCTGGGTCACGTCGGCCGGCGAGGCCACCAGCTACGTCTGGTCGAGCCTCCCGCTCTCCGGCGACGCCGGTCCGATGACGCTGTGGCTCGTGGAGGCCGACAGCGCCGGCCTGACCGTGAGCGGGGGCTTCGACGGGCTCGGCCTGCGCGGCAACGGCTCCCGGCCGATGACCGCCGACGGGCTACTGGTCCCGTCGACGGCGATGATGGCGGCCGACGGCGCGGGGCTCGACACCGCCCTCGGCGCTGTCCTGCCCTGGTTCCTGGTGCTCAACGCCGCGTTCTGCCTCGGTCTCGCCGACAGCGCGGTCGCCGAGGCGGGTCGGCACCTCACCGCGACCACGCTCGCGCACACCGGCGCCGCGCTGCGCGACGCGCCGGTCACCCGCCGGGACTTCGCCCGACTGATGATCCGCACCGACGCGTTGCGCGCCTTCCTGGGCGACACCCTCACCGCCCTGGAGACCGGCCGCGCCGACGCGATGCTGCGGGTGCTGCAGGTCAAGGCGCTCGCCGGGGAGACTGTCGCCGAGGTGACCGACGGCGCGATGCAGCTCTGCGGCGGCAGCGCGTTCCGCAGGGAGCTGGGCCTCGAACGTCGTTTCCGGGACTCGCGCGCCGCCCGGGTGATGGCGCCCACGACCGACGCGCTGCTCGACTTCGTCGGTCGGGTCGCCACCGGTCTGCCACTGCTCGACGAGGCGAACCGCTGATGCCGGCGCCCAGTGTCCTGATGGGTGCGGTCGCGTACGACCCCAAGGTGGTGACCATCTGGGAGGGCTTCCGCGCCTGGCT
This window harbors:
- a CDS encoding ion transporter, giving the protein MSDAPVPAQRGGPATSPRHRSGWAARCARLSRSRPFEIAIVVVILANGIVLGLETYEDLSPAGTALHWLELFFRAVFVVEIGVRLAAYGRRPQDFFRHGWNLFDFVVIAAIFIPGLHGDPALLRVVRVARMVRLVRFSPGLRTIVSALWRSLPGVTGFLALAVVTLYVYGMAGWLIFGNRYPEEYGDIGRSLLTLFVLLSLETLPDLIEQGMAISPWTLLYYVSYVVITVNLLLNILIAVIVNSMEEARRLEMTERLAPDYDEDGDGVPDEVDRIALTQRLDDLRAVIAELERELRIDREDGHGRPHRDGTRTGR
- a CDS encoding acyl-CoA dehydrogenase family protein, with the protein product MTSTVDSHQSTADVTEALGTVIDEVIRPQAASIDREGVFPREGVDALGAAGLLGQASSPEVGGGGHGMRTIAGVVERLAAECGSTAMVVLMHYAATAVIEAHGPRDVRAAIATGRHLTTLAFSEYGSRSHFWSPTGTATRTDDGSVRLDARKSWVTSAGEATSYVWSSLPLSGDAGPMTLWLVEADSAGLTVSGGFDGLGLRGNGSRPMTADGLLVPSTAMMAADGAGLDTALGAVLPWFLVLNAAFCLGLADSAVAEAGRHLTATTLAHTGAALRDAPVTRRDFARLMIRTDALRAFLGDTLTALETGRADAMLRVLQVKALAGETVAEVTDGAMQLCGGSAFRRELGLERRFRDSRAARVMAPTTDALLDFVGRVATGLPLLDEANR